A section of the Carya illinoinensis cultivar Pawnee chromosome 12, C.illinoinensisPawnee_v1, whole genome shotgun sequence genome encodes:
- the LOC122290448 gene encoding putative disease resistance protein At4g19050 isoform X1, which produces MADQQSAERSNETKSKEIATKDSGHPTESAEGNKEVASTKEIARKDSGNPTESAEGNKEVASTKEIARKYSRNPTELAEGNKEVASTKEIARKDSGNPTESAEGNKEVASTKEISRKDSINPRELAKGNKEVASTKEIARKDSGNPTESAEGNKEVASTKEIARKDSGNPTELAEGNKEVTSTKEIARKDSGNPTELAEGNKEVASTKGHQLLPREFVTELAEGNKEVASTKEIARKDSGNPTESTEGNKEVASTKEIARKNSGNPIESADGNKEVASTKEIASQNPTESAARNKDDVKSTEENDFENYIMEQLEDENVETIALEGEAGVGKTWKARKSNDFIINSENHFYGNLWISMNKEHDKRFLYDVLAHQLSVQASTDDYQEGNDEKKSEELVRKITNMLVERKSKESEVLEITKMLREMELKKMEELVSEIPKKLRGIESNNLEVLVITKMVREMESKKTEELKRKITQKLGEMEEKKLWEMAKKKKSGGSDRLSDNKVFQSNDRLEDQKPKTEKSIKSVWKKKEKNKTVGLPINEKSGGHISSSKEKLFLLVILDDIRSDSTYEEGTRAELETLLPKESRPKFLVTRRRDTVSKDEKILKNGELIIDIEPLREKESGTLFKKLLKTSILHEESFVASIEKIAQKSNGLPIAVVKLVVEALNLSGANDLELLKLENALKQIANYKEADKCTSSLLRLAIHMLHGSDHGSCSTPGNDTLVNCYWHSWEFISRHGAIDYNVLIFSWILEGYFGSADHIKQSYEEGHRVLMKLIGCGLLKMLEDNLIMMEELVLSIPDCRRDGYEQRSVLGLARVLDESIWKGFGTLAPSDYMIKTPKRGPKKDKYISTLLIHGSSLCREDLDLYFEEKLGLQNLAIFNPRFDSIPRLLSKMEELCVLILRGCDQLQEIDAIQNLKSLTVLEISDANFLEKKEKITGDLFKEMTNLQTLNLCAVSIKMLPSSLSNLKQLRWLILRRCPFLESLPNLKELTNLEVLDLSGSTSLLNITDKTFSHLKKIQFLDFSHTSIKRLPFLCNLGNLENLTQLLLRNCKLNRLPSFKALPALQCIDISASNSNMLKDIKEDFFENKDKLKILHLSKTEISRLPSNFGNFPNLELLDLSDSSKLVTIPENAFKNMGCLRHLNLSNTKLESLPKISNLVNLRQLFLENCALHKLPKMEGVTRLEELHLSNASSLVEIEDQSFDYLSHIYLLDFSHTKIKTLPSLAKLNNLRSLNLSGTRLTFPCISSLTNLTQLSLRGCSISDQSEPNFGEHKKLEVLDLSEITGITSLSTLNNLTSLRELKLRGCSKLEQLQHLESLAHLEVLDLWETGIKQFPKEICKLTQLKHLDLPKGIMGIQESDLQKMEPEFHFYVFPEQGKAGDIHWHKVDPNFRRIYFNTLSLPGECRQFLEIIGSIEVKDVLKKAAYISLIGNKFITRLSDLGVENVDAMKGCWLQRCPEMETLCLEEEIEDKTVGNLEILWVSNLPKLKDLCSGIQPAGGGFKNLTEMYLDCCPLIKSVFHSSQFPEKLKILQIKFCEDLEILFEPNTLDKAGNLEILRASNLPKLKDLCSGIHTAGGGFKNLTEMYLDCCPLIKYVFHSSQFPEKLKILRIKFCKDLKRLFEQNNVLDADKKWSLQKLHLVELPKLTEMGVPESKKIRDVFPSLEAITVKECPMLEIMSEKIKEANCNNVEEDWNIQL; this is translated from the exons ATGGCCGATCAGCAGTCTGCAGAGCGAAGTAATGAAACCAAGTCTAAAG AAATTGCCACGAAAGATAGCGGACATCCAACAGAGTCAGCTGAAGGAAACAAGGAGGTCGCATCCACAAAAG AAATTGCCAGGAAAGATAGCGGAAATCCAACAGAGTCAGCTGAAGGAAACAAGGAGGTCGCATCCACAAAAG AAATTGCCAGGAAATATAGCAGAAATCCAACAGAGTTAGCTGAAGGAAACAAGGAGGTCGCATCCACAAAAG AAATTGCCAGGAAAGATAGCGGAAATCCAACAGAGTCAGCTGAAGGAAACAAGGAGGTCGCATCCACAAAAG AAATTTCCAGGAAAGATAGCATAAATCCAAGAGAGTTAGCTAAAGGAAACAAGGAGGTCGCATCCACAAAAG AAATTGCCAGGAAAGATAGCGGAAATCCAACAGAGTCAGCTGAAGGAAACAAGGAGGTCGCCTCCACAAAAG AAATTGCCAGGAAAGATAGCGGAAATCCAACAGAGTTAGCTGAAGGAAACAAGGAGGTCACATCCACAAAAG AAATTGCCAGGAAAGATAGCGGAAATCCAACAGAGTTAGCTGAAGGAAACAAGGAGGTCGCATCCACAAAAG GTCATCAACTTTTACCAAGAGAATTTGTTACAGAGTTAGCTGAAGGAAACAAGGAGGTCGCATCCACAAAAG AAATTGCCAGGAAAGATAGCGGAAATCCAACAGAGTCAACTGAAGGAAACAAGGAGGTCGCATCCACAAAAG AAATTGCCAGGAAAAATAGCGGAAATCCAATAGAGTCAGCTGATGGAAACAAGGAGGTCGCATCTACAAAAG AAATTGCTAGCCAAAATCCAACAGAGTCAGCTGCAAGAAACAAGGACGACGTCAAATCCACGGAAG aaAACGATTTCGAGAATTATATAATGGAGCAGTTGGAGGACGAAAATGTGGAAACCATTGCCCTGGAGGGGGAAGCAGGAGTAGGGAAAACATGGAAGGCTAGAAAAAGCAATGATTTTATCATCAATTCTGAGAACCACTTCTATGGAAATCTTTGGATATCTATGAACAAAGAGCACGACAAAAGGTTCCTTTATGATGTCCTTGCCCATCAGTTGTCCGTACAAGCAAGTACCGATGATTATCAAGAAGGTAATGACGAAAAGAAATCGGAAGAGTTAGTAAGGAAGATAACAAATATGCTCGTGGAAAGGAAAAGCAAGGAATCGGAAGTGTTGGAGATAACTAAGATGCTCAGGGAAATGGAACTCAAGAAAATGGAAGAGTTGGTAAGCGAGATACCTAAGAAGCTCAGGGGAATAGAAAGCAACAACTTGGAAGTGTTGGTGATAACTAAGATGGTCAGGGAAATGGAGAGCAAGAAAACGGAAGAGTTGAAAAGGAAGATAACTCAGAAGCTCGGAGAAATGGAAGAGAAGAAACTCTGGGAGAtggcaaaaaaaaagaaatccggAGGATCAGATAGACTTTCTGATAACAAAGTATTTCAGAGTAATGATCGACTGGAAGATCAGAAGCCGAAAACTGAGAAGTCAATTAAAAGTGTctggaaaaagaaggaaaaaaataagactGTTGGGTTACCGATTAATGAGAAGTCTGGAGGACATATATCATCTTCTAAAGAAAAActatttcttttagtaattctGGATGATATTCGTAGTGACAGTACTTATGAAGAGGGAACTAGGGCTGAATTGGAAACGTTGCTGCCAAAGGAATCTAGGCCCAAGTTTTTAGTCACAAGAAGAAGGGACACAGTGAGCAAGGACGAGAAAATATTGAAGAATGGGGAACTGATCATTGATATTGAGCCCTTGCGAGAAAAAGAGTCAGGGACTCTATTTAAGAAACTTCTCAAAACTTCAATTCTCCATGAGGAAAGTTTTGTAGCAAGCATTGAGAAAATTGCCCAAAAGAGCAATGGTTTGCCAATTGCAGTAGTCAAACTGGTAGTAGAAGCCTTAAATCTATCAGGAGCAAATGATCTAGAGCTTTTGAAATTGGAAAATGCTCTGAAACAAATAGCTAATTATAAGGAAGCAGATAAATGCACAAGTTCGCTCTTGCGCTTAGCAATTCACATGTTGCATGGAAGTGATCATGGATCTTGCAGTACCCCAGGAAACGACACTTTGGTCAATTGCTATTGGCATAGCTGGGAATTCATAAGCAGACATGGTGCAATAGATTACAATGTGTTGATATTCAGCTGGATATTGGAAGGATATTTCGGTTCTGCCGATCATATTAAGCAGTCATATGAAGAAGGGCATCGTGTGTTGATGAAACTAATAGGATGTGGGTTGCTGAAAATGCTAGAAGATAATCTTATTATGATGGAAGAATTGGTTCTTTCCATTCCTGATTGTCGTCGTGATGGATATGAGCAGAGATCAGTCCTGGGATTAGCTCGTGTTCTTGACGAAAGCATTTGGAAAGGATTTGGGACACTTGCACCTTCAGATTATATGATAAAGACACCAAAAAGAGGcccaaaaaaagataaatatatttcCACTCTCCTCATTCATGGAAGTAGTCTCTGCAGGGAAGACCTAGATTTATACTTCGAGGAGAAGCTAGGACTCCAAAATCTTGCCATTTTCAATCCCAGGTTCGATTCAATCCCTCGATTATTGTCTAAAATGGAAGAGCTTTGTGTGTTGATTCTCAGAGGTTGTGATCAATTGCAAGAGATCGATGCCATCCAAAACCTGAAATCACTGACAGTTCTGGAGATATCCGATGCTAACTtcttagaaaagaaagaaaagatcaCTGGCGATCTTTTTAAGGAAATGACTAATCTTCAGACCCTTAACTTGTGTGCAGTCTCCATCAAAATGCTTCCTTCCTCTCTTTCTAACCTGAAACAACTACGTTGGCTCATCCTTAGGAGGTGCCCTTTTTTGGAAAGCTTGCCAAATCTAAAAGAACTTACAAATCTCGAGGTGCTTGATCTTTCTGGTTCTACATCTTTGCTAAATATTACAGACAAAACCTTCTCCCATCTCAAGAAAATCCAATTCCTTGATTTTTCCCATACCTCAATTAAAAGACTTCCATTCCTTTGCAACCTTGGCAACCTTGAAAATCTCACTCAACTCTTGTTGCGCAACTGTAAGTTAAATAGATTGCCTTCCTTTAAAGCCTTACCTGCTCTTCAGTGTATTGATATCTCAGCTTCTAATTCTAATATGTTAAAGGATATCAAAGAAGACTTTTTTGAAAATAAGGATAAACTCAAGATCCTTCATTTGTCCAAGACTGAAATCAGCCGTTTGCCTTCCAATTTTGGCAACTTTCCAAATCTTGAGCTGCTTGATCTTTCTGATTCCTCCAAATTGGTTACAATCCCAGAAAATGCCTTCAAAAACATGGGTTGCCTCCGTCATCTCAACCTCTCAAACACAAAACTTGAAAGTCTACCAAAAATATCCAACCTTGTTAACCTTCGACAGCTCTTTCTTGAGAATTGTGCACTACATAAATTACCAAAAATGGAAGGAGTTACAAGACTTGAGGAGCTTCATCTTTCTAATGCTTCTAGTCTAGTTGAGATTGAAGATCAATCATTTGATTATCTGAGCCATATTTATCTTCTTGATTTCTCACAtaccaaaattaaaactctaCCATCACTGGCCAAGCTCAATAACCTTCGTTCTCTCAACCTTTCGGGAACAAGACTTACATTTCCTTGCATTTCCAGTCTCACCAACCTCACTCAGCTTTCACTTCGAGGTTGTTCAATCTCAGATCAATCAGAGCCAAATTTTGGAGAACATAAAAAGCTCGAGGTTTTGGATCTATCAGAGATCACAGGAATCACGTCTCTATCAACATTGAACAATCTTACCAGTCTTCGGGAGCTCAAGTTGAGAGGGTGTTCGAAGTTGGAGCAGCTTCAACATTTGGAATCGCTTGCTCATTTAGAGGTTCTTGATTTGTGGGAGACGGGAATCAAGCAATTTCCCAAAGAGATTTGTAAGTTGACTCAGTTGAAGCACCTAGATCTGCCAAAGGGTATAATGGGTATTCAAGAATCTGACTTGCAGAAGATGGAGCCCGAATTTCACTTTTATGTTTTCCCTGAGCAAGGCAAAGCTGGGGACATCCATTGGCACAAAGTTGATCCTAACTTCAGAAGAATTTACTTCAACACTCTATCTTTACCTGGGGAGTGTCGCCAGTTTTTGGAAATCATTGGGTCTATTGAGGTTAAGGATGTCCTCAAGAAAGCTGCATATATATCTTTGATTGGAAATAAGTTCATCACACGATTATCAGATCTTGGTGTGGAAAATGTGGATGCAATGAAAGGTTGTTGGCTACAGAGGTGCCCGGAAATGGAGACATTATGTttggaagaagaaatagaagacaAAACGGTGGGAAATCTAGAGATTTTGTGGGTATCAAACCTTCCCAAATTGAAGGATTTATGCAGCGGGATACAGCCAGCAGGTGGGGGCTTTAAAAATCTAACAGAAATGTATCTAGATTGTTGCCCATTGATTAAATCTGTCTTTCATTCTTCCCAATTCCCGGAAAAGCTTAAGatcctccaaatcaaattctgtGAGGATTTAGAAATACTGTTTGAGCCGAATACCTTGGATAAAGCTGGAAATCTAGAGATTTTGCGGGCATCAAACCTTCCCAAATTGAAGGATTTATGCAGCGGGATACATACAGCAGGTGGGGGCTTTAAAAATCTAACAGAAATGTATCTAGATTGTTGCCCATTGATTAAATATGTCTTTCATTCATCCCAATTCCCGGAAAAGCTTAAGATCCTCCGGATCAAATTCTGTAAGGATTTAAAAAGACTATTCGAGCAGAATAATGTCTTGGACGCTGATAAAAAATGGAGTTTACAGAAATTGCATTTGGTGGAACTGCCCAAGTTGACTGAGATGGGGGTGCCAGAGTCGAAGAAGATTCGTGATGTATTTCCATCACTAGAAGCAATCACAGTGAAGGAATGCCCAATGCTGGAGATCATGTCGGAAAAAATAAAGGAGGCAAATTGTAACAACGTTGAAGAAGATTG gAATATACAACTATAA
- the LOC122290448 gene encoding putative disease resistance protein At4g19050 isoform X8, translated as MADQQSAERSNETKSKEIATKDSGHPTESAEGNKEVASTKEIARKDSGNPTESAEGNKEVASTKEIARKYSRNPTELAEGNKEVASTKEIARKDSGNPTESAEGNKEVASTKEISRKDSINPRELAKGNKEVASTKEIARKDSGNPTESAEGNKEVASTKEIARKDSGNPTELAEGNKEVTSTKEIARKDSGNPTELAEGNKEVASTKGHQLLPREFVTELAEGNKEVASTKEIARKNSGNPIESADGNKEVASTKEIASQNPTESAARNKDDVKSTEENDFENYIMEQLEDENVETIALEGEAGVGKTWKARKSNDFIINSENHFYGNLWISMNKEHDKRFLYDVLAHQLSVQASTDDYQEGNDEKKSEELVRKITNMLVERKSKESEVLEITKMLREMELKKMEELVSEIPKKLRGIESNNLEVLVITKMVREMESKKTEELKRKITQKLGEMEEKKLWEMAKKKKSGGSDRLSDNKVFQSNDRLEDQKPKTEKSIKSVWKKKEKNKTVGLPINEKSGGHISSSKEKLFLLVILDDIRSDSTYEEGTRAELETLLPKESRPKFLVTRRRDTVSKDEKILKNGELIIDIEPLREKESGTLFKKLLKTSILHEESFVASIEKIAQKSNGLPIAVVKLVVEALNLSGANDLELLKLENALKQIANYKEADKCTSSLLRLAIHMLHGSDHGSCSTPGNDTLVNCYWHSWEFISRHGAIDYNVLIFSWILEGYFGSADHIKQSYEEGHRVLMKLIGCGLLKMLEDNLIMMEELVLSIPDCRRDGYEQRSVLGLARVLDESIWKGFGTLAPSDYMIKTPKRGPKKDKYISTLLIHGSSLCREDLDLYFEEKLGLQNLAIFNPRFDSIPRLLSKMEELCVLILRGCDQLQEIDAIQNLKSLTVLEISDANFLEKKEKITGDLFKEMTNLQTLNLCAVSIKMLPSSLSNLKQLRWLILRRCPFLESLPNLKELTNLEVLDLSGSTSLLNITDKTFSHLKKIQFLDFSHTSIKRLPFLCNLGNLENLTQLLLRNCKLNRLPSFKALPALQCIDISASNSNMLKDIKEDFFENKDKLKILHLSKTEISRLPSNFGNFPNLELLDLSDSSKLVTIPENAFKNMGCLRHLNLSNTKLESLPKISNLVNLRQLFLENCALHKLPKMEGVTRLEELHLSNASSLVEIEDQSFDYLSHIYLLDFSHTKIKTLPSLAKLNNLRSLNLSGTRLTFPCISSLTNLTQLSLRGCSISDQSEPNFGEHKKLEVLDLSEITGITSLSTLNNLTSLRELKLRGCSKLEQLQHLESLAHLEVLDLWETGIKQFPKEICKLTQLKHLDLPKGIMGIQESDLQKMEPEFHFYVFPEQGKAGDIHWHKVDPNFRRIYFNTLSLPGECRQFLEIIGSIEVKDVLKKAAYISLIGNKFITRLSDLGVENVDAMKGCWLQRCPEMETLCLEEEIEDKTVGNLEILWVSNLPKLKDLCSGIQPAGGGFKNLTEMYLDCCPLIKSVFHSSQFPEKLKILQIKFCEDLEILFEPNTLDKAGNLEILRASNLPKLKDLCSGIHTAGGGFKNLTEMYLDCCPLIKYVFHSSQFPEKLKILRIKFCKDLKRLFEQNNVLDADKKWSLQKLHLVELPKLTEMGVPESKKIRDVFPSLEAITVKECPMLEIMSEKIKEANCNNVEEDWNIQL; from the exons ATGGCCGATCAGCAGTCTGCAGAGCGAAGTAATGAAACCAAGTCTAAAG AAATTGCCACGAAAGATAGCGGACATCCAACAGAGTCAGCTGAAGGAAACAAGGAGGTCGCATCCACAAAAG AAATTGCCAGGAAAGATAGCGGAAATCCAACAGAGTCAGCTGAAGGAAACAAGGAGGTCGCATCCACAAAAG AAATTGCCAGGAAATATAGCAGAAATCCAACAGAGTTAGCTGAAGGAAACAAGGAGGTCGCATCCACAAAAG AAATTGCCAGGAAAGATAGCGGAAATCCAACAGAGTCAGCTGAAGGAAACAAGGAGGTCGCATCCACAAAAG AAATTTCCAGGAAAGATAGCATAAATCCAAGAGAGTTAGCTAAAGGAAACAAGGAGGTCGCATCCACAAAAG AAATTGCCAGGAAAGATAGCGGAAATCCAACAGAGTCAGCTGAAGGAAACAAGGAGGTCGCCTCCACAAAAG AAATTGCCAGGAAAGATAGCGGAAATCCAACAGAGTTAGCTGAAGGAAACAAGGAGGTCACATCCACAAAAG AAATTGCCAGGAAAGATAGCGGAAATCCAACAGAGTTAGCTGAAGGAAACAAGGAGGTCGCATCCACAAAAG GTCATCAACTTTTACCAAGAGAATTTGTTACAGAGTTAGCTGAAGGAAACAAGGAGGTCGCATCCACAAAAG AAATTGCCAGGAAAAATAGCGGAAATCCAATAGAGTCAGCTGATGGAAACAAGGAGGTCGCATCTACAAAAG AAATTGCTAGCCAAAATCCAACAGAGTCAGCTGCAAGAAACAAGGACGACGTCAAATCCACGGAAG aaAACGATTTCGAGAATTATATAATGGAGCAGTTGGAGGACGAAAATGTGGAAACCATTGCCCTGGAGGGGGAAGCAGGAGTAGGGAAAACATGGAAGGCTAGAAAAAGCAATGATTTTATCATCAATTCTGAGAACCACTTCTATGGAAATCTTTGGATATCTATGAACAAAGAGCACGACAAAAGGTTCCTTTATGATGTCCTTGCCCATCAGTTGTCCGTACAAGCAAGTACCGATGATTATCAAGAAGGTAATGACGAAAAGAAATCGGAAGAGTTAGTAAGGAAGATAACAAATATGCTCGTGGAAAGGAAAAGCAAGGAATCGGAAGTGTTGGAGATAACTAAGATGCTCAGGGAAATGGAACTCAAGAAAATGGAAGAGTTGGTAAGCGAGATACCTAAGAAGCTCAGGGGAATAGAAAGCAACAACTTGGAAGTGTTGGTGATAACTAAGATGGTCAGGGAAATGGAGAGCAAGAAAACGGAAGAGTTGAAAAGGAAGATAACTCAGAAGCTCGGAGAAATGGAAGAGAAGAAACTCTGGGAGAtggcaaaaaaaaagaaatccggAGGATCAGATAGACTTTCTGATAACAAAGTATTTCAGAGTAATGATCGACTGGAAGATCAGAAGCCGAAAACTGAGAAGTCAATTAAAAGTGTctggaaaaagaaggaaaaaaataagactGTTGGGTTACCGATTAATGAGAAGTCTGGAGGACATATATCATCTTCTAAAGAAAAActatttcttttagtaattctGGATGATATTCGTAGTGACAGTACTTATGAAGAGGGAACTAGGGCTGAATTGGAAACGTTGCTGCCAAAGGAATCTAGGCCCAAGTTTTTAGTCACAAGAAGAAGGGACACAGTGAGCAAGGACGAGAAAATATTGAAGAATGGGGAACTGATCATTGATATTGAGCCCTTGCGAGAAAAAGAGTCAGGGACTCTATTTAAGAAACTTCTCAAAACTTCAATTCTCCATGAGGAAAGTTTTGTAGCAAGCATTGAGAAAATTGCCCAAAAGAGCAATGGTTTGCCAATTGCAGTAGTCAAACTGGTAGTAGAAGCCTTAAATCTATCAGGAGCAAATGATCTAGAGCTTTTGAAATTGGAAAATGCTCTGAAACAAATAGCTAATTATAAGGAAGCAGATAAATGCACAAGTTCGCTCTTGCGCTTAGCAATTCACATGTTGCATGGAAGTGATCATGGATCTTGCAGTACCCCAGGAAACGACACTTTGGTCAATTGCTATTGGCATAGCTGGGAATTCATAAGCAGACATGGTGCAATAGATTACAATGTGTTGATATTCAGCTGGATATTGGAAGGATATTTCGGTTCTGCCGATCATATTAAGCAGTCATATGAAGAAGGGCATCGTGTGTTGATGAAACTAATAGGATGTGGGTTGCTGAAAATGCTAGAAGATAATCTTATTATGATGGAAGAATTGGTTCTTTCCATTCCTGATTGTCGTCGTGATGGATATGAGCAGAGATCAGTCCTGGGATTAGCTCGTGTTCTTGACGAAAGCATTTGGAAAGGATTTGGGACACTTGCACCTTCAGATTATATGATAAAGACACCAAAAAGAGGcccaaaaaaagataaatatatttcCACTCTCCTCATTCATGGAAGTAGTCTCTGCAGGGAAGACCTAGATTTATACTTCGAGGAGAAGCTAGGACTCCAAAATCTTGCCATTTTCAATCCCAGGTTCGATTCAATCCCTCGATTATTGTCTAAAATGGAAGAGCTTTGTGTGTTGATTCTCAGAGGTTGTGATCAATTGCAAGAGATCGATGCCATCCAAAACCTGAAATCACTGACAGTTCTGGAGATATCCGATGCTAACTtcttagaaaagaaagaaaagatcaCTGGCGATCTTTTTAAGGAAATGACTAATCTTCAGACCCTTAACTTGTGTGCAGTCTCCATCAAAATGCTTCCTTCCTCTCTTTCTAACCTGAAACAACTACGTTGGCTCATCCTTAGGAGGTGCCCTTTTTTGGAAAGCTTGCCAAATCTAAAAGAACTTACAAATCTCGAGGTGCTTGATCTTTCTGGTTCTACATCTTTGCTAAATATTACAGACAAAACCTTCTCCCATCTCAAGAAAATCCAATTCCTTGATTTTTCCCATACCTCAATTAAAAGACTTCCATTCCTTTGCAACCTTGGCAACCTTGAAAATCTCACTCAACTCTTGTTGCGCAACTGTAAGTTAAATAGATTGCCTTCCTTTAAAGCCTTACCTGCTCTTCAGTGTATTGATATCTCAGCTTCTAATTCTAATATGTTAAAGGATATCAAAGAAGACTTTTTTGAAAATAAGGATAAACTCAAGATCCTTCATTTGTCCAAGACTGAAATCAGCCGTTTGCCTTCCAATTTTGGCAACTTTCCAAATCTTGAGCTGCTTGATCTTTCTGATTCCTCCAAATTGGTTACAATCCCAGAAAATGCCTTCAAAAACATGGGTTGCCTCCGTCATCTCAACCTCTCAAACACAAAACTTGAAAGTCTACCAAAAATATCCAACCTTGTTAACCTTCGACAGCTCTTTCTTGAGAATTGTGCACTACATAAATTACCAAAAATGGAAGGAGTTACAAGACTTGAGGAGCTTCATCTTTCTAATGCTTCTAGTCTAGTTGAGATTGAAGATCAATCATTTGATTATCTGAGCCATATTTATCTTCTTGATTTCTCACAtaccaaaattaaaactctaCCATCACTGGCCAAGCTCAATAACCTTCGTTCTCTCAACCTTTCGGGAACAAGACTTACATTTCCTTGCATTTCCAGTCTCACCAACCTCACTCAGCTTTCACTTCGAGGTTGTTCAATCTCAGATCAATCAGAGCCAAATTTTGGAGAACATAAAAAGCTCGAGGTTTTGGATCTATCAGAGATCACAGGAATCACGTCTCTATCAACATTGAACAATCTTACCAGTCTTCGGGAGCTCAAGTTGAGAGGGTGTTCGAAGTTGGAGCAGCTTCAACATTTGGAATCGCTTGCTCATTTAGAGGTTCTTGATTTGTGGGAGACGGGAATCAAGCAATTTCCCAAAGAGATTTGTAAGTTGACTCAGTTGAAGCACCTAGATCTGCCAAAGGGTATAATGGGTATTCAAGAATCTGACTTGCAGAAGATGGAGCCCGAATTTCACTTTTATGTTTTCCCTGAGCAAGGCAAAGCTGGGGACATCCATTGGCACAAAGTTGATCCTAACTTCAGAAGAATTTACTTCAACACTCTATCTTTACCTGGGGAGTGTCGCCAGTTTTTGGAAATCATTGGGTCTATTGAGGTTAAGGATGTCCTCAAGAAAGCTGCATATATATCTTTGATTGGAAATAAGTTCATCACACGATTATCAGATCTTGGTGTGGAAAATGTGGATGCAATGAAAGGTTGTTGGCTACAGAGGTGCCCGGAAATGGAGACATTATGTttggaagaagaaatagaagacaAAACGGTGGGAAATCTAGAGATTTTGTGGGTATCAAACCTTCCCAAATTGAAGGATTTATGCAGCGGGATACAGCCAGCAGGTGGGGGCTTTAAAAATCTAACAGAAATGTATCTAGATTGTTGCCCATTGATTAAATCTGTCTTTCATTCTTCCCAATTCCCGGAAAAGCTTAAGatcctccaaatcaaattctgtGAGGATTTAGAAATACTGTTTGAGCCGAATACCTTGGATAAAGCTGGAAATCTAGAGATTTTGCGGGCATCAAACCTTCCCAAATTGAAGGATTTATGCAGCGGGATACATACAGCAGGTGGGGGCTTTAAAAATCTAACAGAAATGTATCTAGATTGTTGCCCATTGATTAAATATGTCTTTCATTCATCCCAATTCCCGGAAAAGCTTAAGATCCTCCGGATCAAATTCTGTAAGGATTTAAAAAGACTATTCGAGCAGAATAATGTCTTGGACGCTGATAAAAAATGGAGTTTACAGAAATTGCATTTGGTGGAACTGCCCAAGTTGACTGAGATGGGGGTGCCAGAGTCGAAGAAGATTCGTGATGTATTTCCATCACTAGAAGCAATCACAGTGAAGGAATGCCCAATGCTGGAGATCATGTCGGAAAAAATAAAGGAGGCAAATTGTAACAACGTTGAAGAAGATTG gAATATACAACTATAA